The following are encoded together in the Coregonus clupeaformis isolate EN_2021a chromosome 24, ASM2061545v1, whole genome shotgun sequence genome:
- the LOC121537276 gene encoding tumor necrosis factor receptor superfamily member 14-like isoform X2 gives MTQFETLIWTIPIILVLVSTGSCIACGRAEYRIGDECCPMCLPGNHVHKHCTEFTSTICVLCVDSTFLDEPNDLIKCKVCTNCDPGLGLKVKQPCRPSSDTVCGTLEGFYCLDPTKDGCRAAQRHSSCKPGQYISHTGTTSTDTVCADCTGDTYSDGSFTACQSHTQCDTLKLQQIKPGTQWSDSECGPQTSIPIAAIIYPVVVVVVVVLLGVIATRRTKKTYPVYERTFPETQSPTEVCQ, from the exons ATGACACAGTTTGAAACCTTGATATGGACT ATACCTATTATATTGGTGCTTGTAAGCACCGGATCCTGTATTGCATGTGGTAGAGCCGAGTACAGAATAGGGGATGAATGTTGTCCCATGTGTTTACCAG GAAATCATGTACATAAGCATTGTACTGAATTCACCAGCACCATCTGTGTGCTCTGTGTTGATTCTACATTCCTTGATGAGCCCAATGACCTCATAAAATGCAAAGTGTGTACCAACTGTGATCCAG GTTTGGGTTTGAAGGTAAAGCAGCCATGTAGACCTTCATCAGACACTGTCTGTGGGACACTGGAGGGGTTCTACTGTCTAGACCCAACTAAGGATGGTTGTAGAGCAGCCCAGAGACACAGCAGCTGTAAACCTGGTCAATACATCAGCCACACAG GAACAACATCTACAGATACTGTGTGTGCTGACTGCACTGGTGATACTTATTCAGATGGATCATTTACAGCctgccagtcacacacaca ATGTGATACCTTGAAGCTTCAGCAAATTAAACCTGGAACTCAATGGTCTGACTCTGAATGTGGACCACAGACCTCCATACCCATAGCTGCAATAATATATcctgttgtggtggtggtggtggtggtgctacTAGGTGTCATAGCAACTAGAagaacaaaaaaaacatatcCTGTATATG AGAGGACTTTTCCAGAGACACAAAGCCCTACAGAGGTATGTCAATGA
- the LOC121537276 gene encoding tumor necrosis factor receptor superfamily member 14-like isoform X1 yields the protein MTQFETLIWTIPIILVLVSTGSCIACGRAEYRIGDECCPMCLPGNHVHKHCTEFTSTICVLCVDSTFLDEPNDLIKCKVCTNCDPGLGLKVKQPCRPSSDTVCGTLEGFYCLDPTKDGCRAAQRHSSCKPGQYISHTGTTSTDTVCADCTGDTYSDGSFTACQSHTQCDTLKLQQIKPGTQWSDSECGPQTSIPIAAIIYPVVVVVVVVLLGVIATRRTKKTYPVYGEIILGNCTVSFIVLIAQMNK from the exons ATGACACAGTTTGAAACCTTGATATGGACT ATACCTATTATATTGGTGCTTGTAAGCACCGGATCCTGTATTGCATGTGGTAGAGCCGAGTACAGAATAGGGGATGAATGTTGTCCCATGTGTTTACCAG GAAATCATGTACATAAGCATTGTACTGAATTCACCAGCACCATCTGTGTGCTCTGTGTTGATTCTACATTCCTTGATGAGCCCAATGACCTCATAAAATGCAAAGTGTGTACCAACTGTGATCCAG GTTTGGGTTTGAAGGTAAAGCAGCCATGTAGACCTTCATCAGACACTGTCTGTGGGACACTGGAGGGGTTCTACTGTCTAGACCCAACTAAGGATGGTTGTAGAGCAGCCCAGAGACACAGCAGCTGTAAACCTGGTCAATACATCAGCCACACAG GAACAACATCTACAGATACTGTGTGTGCTGACTGCACTGGTGATACTTATTCAGATGGATCATTTACAGCctgccagtcacacacaca ATGTGATACCTTGAAGCTTCAGCAAATTAAACCTGGAACTCAATGGTCTGACTCTGAATGTGGACCACAGACCTCCATACCCATAGCTGCAATAATATATcctgttgtggtggtggtggtggtggtgctacTAGGTGTCATAGCAACTAGAagaacaaaaaaaacatatcCTGTATATGGTGAGATTATTTTGGGGAATTGTACAGTTTCATTTATTGTTTTAATTGCCCAGATGAACAAGTGA